In the genome of Microcoleus vaginatus PCC 9802, the window TAACGCGGCTTTCTAGCTTCGTGTAGGATAAAGCCAGGGCTATTTCTGCTTTTTGGCGCTCAGTAATATCGATGCCTGTTCCTATCACATATTCCACCACGCCCTCGCCATCTAGGGTCACAGTATTAGACCAAGAAATTAAGCGTTGCTCGCCATTTTTAGTGCGCCAATAGTTTTGATATTCGCTGTAAAAATGTTCGACTTTGAGGTTGGTAAAAACTGTTTTAACTGGCTCTATTTCTTCGGGAATTAAAAACAAATCCCAAACATATTTATTAATTACTTCTGCTGTTGAGTAGCCTGTAGTTTTTTCGCAAGCTTGGTTAAACCGGACAATCCGTCCTTGGCTGTCGAGAACTACAATCAAGCAAGCTGTCGTGTCAATTACTTTTGAAATAATATTACGTTCTATTTCTAGTTCTTGTTCGGCGGACTTTAACCCAGCATACCAAGCGGTAACCATTGCAGCGGCCAAAAGTAAGAGAGTAGGAGCTGCCTTGAATGAAAACAGTAACAGGGTTGTCAGCAGTAAACCCGTGCCGACACTAAACGTAGCAATGTTGTAAGATTTAATGGGTAAGGGCAGGACCTGAAACCGATTCATTTTTTTTGACCTGTAGCGATGGCGCGATCGCACTATTGCTTATGTCGATGAAACAACCTCGTTAAAACTTAGTTAAAACTAAGTATTTATTTTTTCTATACAAAACCACATTTGTGGGTCGCGTGCCATCTTCCCAGAGACAGATTGGCAGCGGGATTTCTCCTGAATCAACTGCTATCATAGATCCAGGGACAAATTAGATTATCTAATTTTTGGGAGCAATAAGCGAGTGAATGACAAGCTGGCAAAAATTATCGGGTTATTTTTCGCAGCCGCCACCCTCTTTGGATTCGTCGGTTACGCGCTTCAATATCCCAACGTAGCTAGCAGCTCAGCGATATCGATCGGCTTCCCCAATCTTACCACCGTGGCCGTCGGGGCGATCGACAACAAACGATCCCAAATCTATCTCAACGGAACTTGGCAATTTGTCCCCGCAGTTGGCAACCCCCAAAACCCCCCCGTCTCTCCAAATTGGGGTTCCATTTCGGTGCCTGGAGACTGGCAAAAAGAAAACAACGAATCCGTACCCGGAATCATCACTCGCGGCAGCGGCAAAGAGTGGGAAAACTTCAACAGTAAACAACTATCAAAAGCTTGGTATCAAAGAAATATAGACATTCCCGGCGACTGGACAAACCGCCGAATTTTTCTCGACTTAGCCAGAGTCAGCACCGATGCAGTCATCTTTGTCAACGGCATTAACTGCGGTCAAATCCCCTGGCCCTACGGCACTATTGAAATTACCAAAGTAGCAAAACCAGGTCAAAACACCCTATCTATTTTAGTGGTGGCAGTATCCGATGAAAAGGAAAAAGCCGTCATCATGGACCCCACAGAAATCTACACAGAAAAAGCCAACTTGCACTCGCGGGGAATTATCGGTGAGGTACGGCTTCTGAGCCTTCCCCCCGGCCCGCTGATTAGCGACGTATTCGTGCAAACTTCCACCAGAAAAAAGCAAGTTAAATTAGATGTAGAACTCAAAGACGTTGCCCAAAACGGTCAAGTTGAATTAATCGCGCAAATGCTCGACGAAAAAGGCAAAGTCGAACAAAAATTTACCGGAACTGCCCGGGTTCAAGCTAAACCCATTCAAACCGTACAAGTTCAGTGGAATTGGCCAAATCCCCGTCTTTGGGAGGTCGCGCAACCAAACCTTTACACCCTGCAATTAGAAGTAAAAGGCAGCGGCATAGACACGCAATACGACCAACCTTTTGGCTTCCGCGAATTTTGGATAGAAGGGCGCAAATTTTTCTTAAATGGAACAGAATTTCGGCTGCGACCAAACTTGCACTCGGATACTTGGCAAGGCGGGACAGTAGAAGTTTCTGACCGCCTAATTGATGGCTACGTAAAAGCCGGTTTTAACATAACAGAAATGTGGCCTTGGAACCACGACGAACGCGGTAGGTGGCACTTCCGAGAGTTATTTTCCGAAAGAGCAGACCTCAAAGGCTTTCCAATTATGGCTCCCGCTTTAGACATTAGTCCTATCGCTTGGAACGGCAAGTGGAAAAACCGCCAGTGGAACGACCGCTGGAAAGCCCGAATGGTGACTGAAATGCGTCGCTACCGCAATCATCCATCAGTATTAATGTGGGCGACAAGTCCTAATTTTTTCGGCCACGCTGACGACCAAAATCCGCGCCGCATCGGCAAAAGAAAAGTAGAAGCAACTCTCAGTCCTTACGAAAGCGAGCGTTTGCGGGTGAACACTCCCCTAGGAAATGACGCTATAGCTGCGATTAAATCGGCAGACCCAACCAGGCCTGTGATGGTACACCAAGGCGCAAACTTCGGCGATGTTTATGCGCTGAATTCTTATTTAAATATGATTCCCTTGCAAGAACGGGAAGAGTGGATTTCTGAGTGGAGCAAAACCGGGGAAATGCCCTACATGGCAGTCGAGTTTGGGACTCCTCTGCACGCAACGATGATGCGGAACCGCAAAGGTTTTGGTCAGGTGATTCTCAGCGAACCTTGGATGACTGAGTTTGCGGCCATTTATTTTGGCAAGCAGGCTTACGAGTTGGAAACTGCCGCTTATAAAGCTAAAATTCGCGAGCAATTCGTCAATGGTCAGGAGTATCAAAGCTGGCATGGTAAAAAAGAGTTAGATTTTGCACCCGCTTTTCAAAAG includes:
- a CDS encoding beta-galactosidase; protein product: MNDKLAKIIGLFFAAATLFGFVGYALQYPNVASSSAISIGFPNLTTVAVGAIDNKRSQIYLNGTWQFVPAVGNPQNPPVSPNWGSISVPGDWQKENNESVPGIITRGSGKEWENFNSKQLSKAWYQRNIDIPGDWTNRRIFLDLARVSTDAVIFVNGINCGQIPWPYGTIEITKVAKPGQNTLSILVVAVSDEKEKAVIMDPTEIYTEKANLHSRGIIGEVRLLSLPPGPLISDVFVQTSTRKKQVKLDVELKDVAQNGQVELIAQMLDEKGKVEQKFTGTARVQAKPIQTVQVQWNWPNPRLWEVAQPNLYTLQLEVKGSGIDTQYDQPFGFREFWIEGRKFFLNGTEFRLRPNLHSDTWQGGTVEVSDRLIDGYVKAGFNITEMWPWNHDERGRWHFRELFSERADLKGFPIMAPALDISPIAWNGKWKNRQWNDRWKARMVTEMRRYRNHPSVLMWATSPNFFGHADDQNPRRIGKRKVEATLSPYESERLRVNTPLGNDAIAAIKSADPTRPVMVHQGANFGDVYALNSYLNMIPLQEREEWISEWSKTGEMPYMAVEFGTPLHATMMRNRKGFGQVILSEPWMTEFAAIYFGKQAYELETAAYKAKIREQFVNGQEYQSWHGKKELDFAPAFQKLQQLFSTNTWRSWRTFGMSGGMIPWNDGHGWEVSEAGRKKVDIGAFQPGRRGVYLKQVSNNLLNYLQPEAYTVHPGGEAIMNNNSSTLAWIAGASPVFTAKDHNLFVGAKLAKQVVLINDTRAAQEFSFKWRVLVGGKEVKKGEQKGRIESAGTLFFPIDVNLPNTISSKADGEIRLTARVGERSHSDTFAFRVFPKQAKSKDTLTIFDPAGKTSAMLKQLGHPLLPWNGSQVSSLLIIGREAFSSGEKLPGSLENFVRNGGKAIVFPQRREWLKNTGFRVAAHVSRRAYSVDSNHPAISGLDSEDLRDWVGESTLVEAYPDTSKTGPNLSPANKPWYGWRWGNRGGVSSASIEKPHRSGWRPILESEFDLAYSPLMELDYGKGRLILNELDLEDHYSVDAGAAQLVQQIVSYGMNSPVVGKPEKVVLIGGDGDAQKLDSLGVIYQRASSLSNDFGLVIVGKEANLKDADLRGYLNAGGKAFFLPRQVPVAGLGVGLQQAQDFGGSLAVPSWDEVKGVSASDLRSRSFYDTWLIKSGGEIGADGLLSRVKVGKGVAIFSQIEPDSLNADTKTYLRFTRWRQTRANAQILANLGASFKADGSVFNGSSREFYHWDYKTDFENGDDPYRYYRW